GCAAGCAGTGGACCAATCTTCCGGCGATTGCTGGGTATGAAGGAGTAATCTCGTTCACTAGTAATAAAGAAGGCTGGCTAGCCGTTCGCGAACGCGATTATTCATCGTTATATGTAACTAAAGATGGCGGCGCTTCTTGGCAACTTAGATTTTCGTTGAAAATTTTGTCCTTGTAACAGGCGGGTTAGTAAAGGTAGCGAGCATAGCTTTTAGTTTTCTAAACGGTTCCTAAGGGAACCGTTTTTTTTTTTGTGATTATGAAGTTGGTTGCACTTGTGTACAGTTTTACTACATGTTCCAAGTGTGCTTTTATCCATCAATATGGTAAAATTTTATGAGCTAAGCTAGATCTAATGGATTCTGAGATTGAAATGCTTCTTTGAACTGGATATAGTGTACAATGGGAAAGCGAATAGGCCTTTGAATGAATATAAAAATGTTTAAGTTTTACGACAGGCGTTTTTCTTATGCAGATTGCAGAGGCTTGCAGAATGGAGGAACGTGTGATGCCCGAACTACAGTCTAACAAATATGACGTCTCTATTACGCTCGTGAGCCTTCAAGATGGTCAGCGGAATGTTATGAAAGCGAATGGAGAGGTAGTATCCAAAGGACCGCATCTATATATTCAATATGAAGAGTTAGAGCAAGGCCCTCGAGGAGAGGAAATTTCTGTTCGTACAACAATAAAGATTGCAGGCAATCAGCTAAAGTTAATCCGCCACGGTGGGATACAGTCGGAACAGAGCTTTCAATCCGGACGGCGTCTGCCGGGATTCTATCGTTCACCATATACACAGTTTAATCTTTCTACAGAAACGAACAAGCTGGACGTGGTGTGCGAAGGGCGCTCCCTAACGGTTGCATGGGAATATGATTTGTACGTATACGAGGAATTGTCAGGAAAGTTTGCTATTAGTTTGCATATACAGGAGGAACCGAAATTATGACACAGAGAAAGAATCCGTTGGAGCTAGTGAATGAACGGGTAAAAGAAGCCGTTGCCGATGCAATTGTAAATGCAGGAATTGTTGCACCGGAAGAGGTTCCGGATATCGTACTGGAAGTACCCAGAGATAAGGCACACGGTGATTTGGCTACGAACGCTGCTATGCAGCTGACCAAAATCGCAAAACGTAACCCGCGCCAGATTGCTGAGGCAATTATAGAACATTTGGATACAAGCAGCGCTTCTATTGAAAAAGCTGAGATTGCCGGACCAGGCTTTATTAACTTTACGTTGTCCAAGAATTATTTGTACCCAATTATCAGCCTTGTTGCTGAGCAGGGTGATGATTATGGCCGTATTAACATCGGTCAAGGTCAGAAGGTTGAAATGGAGTTCGTCAGCGCTAATCCAACGGGTAGCCTTCATTTAGGACATGCTCGTGGTGCTGCTGTCGGCGATGCGCTTTGCAACGTACTCGATTATGCAGGCTATCAGGTGACACGGGAATATTATATTAATGATGCTGGTAACCAGGTGGTCAACCTGTGCAAATCCATTGAAACTCGTTACCTGCAGGAGCTGGGCCAAGAAGCAGAAATGCCTGAAGACGGTTACCATGGCGAGGATATTAAGGGATTTGCTAAAGAGCTTGTGGCTGAAAAGGGTGATATACTACTCGAAATGAGCCCGAGTGACCGCGCAGCTTTTTTCCGGACTTATGGACTTAATAAAGAGCTCGATAAAATCAAACGTGATCTGGGACTATTCCGCGTAAACTTCGATATCTGGTTCAGTGAGACTTCCCTGTACGAGAACGGAGAAGTGTTACGCTCGCTAGATGAGCTTCGTGATCGTGGAGAAGTTTATGAGCAGGATGGGGCAACCTGGCTGCAAACGACTAAGTATGGCGATGATAAAGACCGCGTTCTGATTAAGAACGATGGCACATACACCTACCTTACACCGGACATTGCTTATCACAGCGATAAGTATGGCCGTGGTTACGATAAAATGATTAACATTTGGGGTGCGGATCATCATGGCTATATTCCGCGGATGAAAGCGGCGATGTCAGCACTTGGCAATGATCCTGAGAAGTTAGTGGTTCTGATTGCTCAGATGGTCAG
This genomic stretch from Paenibacillus sp. FSL H7-0737 harbors:
- a CDS encoding DUF1934 domain-containing protein yields the protein MPELQSNKYDVSITLVSLQDGQRNVMKANGEVVSKGPHLYIQYEELEQGPRGEEISVRTTIKIAGNQLKLIRHGGIQSEQSFQSGRRLPGFYRSPYTQFNLSTETNKLDVVCEGRSLTVAWEYDLYVYEELSGKFAISLHIQEEPKL
- the argS gene encoding arginine--tRNA ligase, with translation MTQRKNPLELVNERVKEAVADAIVNAGIVAPEEVPDIVLEVPRDKAHGDLATNAAMQLTKIAKRNPRQIAEAIIEHLDTSSASIEKAEIAGPGFINFTLSKNYLYPIISLVAEQGDDYGRINIGQGQKVEMEFVSANPTGSLHLGHARGAAVGDALCNVLDYAGYQVTREYYINDAGNQVVNLCKSIETRYLQELGQEAEMPEDGYHGEDIKGFAKELVAEKGDILLEMSPSDRAAFFRTYGLNKELDKIKRDLGLFRVNFDIWFSETSLYENGEVLRSLDELRDRGEVYEQDGATWLQTTKYGDDKDRVLIKNDGTYTYLTPDIAYHSDKYGRGYDKMINIWGADHHGYIPRMKAAMSALGNDPEKLVVLIAQMVSLFQNGEKVKMSKRTGKAVTMEDLMEEVGIDAIRYFFTMRSMDSHLDFDMDLAISTSNENPVFYVQYAHARICSIFRQAEEQGISIPDYAEIDFSKLTAVHEYDLLRKIGELPAEIAVAAEGYAPHRLIRYVYELAAMFHSYYKAERVITEDAAQTVARLALLGAARTTIANVLRLVGVSAPDRM